Part of the Capsicum annuum cultivar UCD-10X-F1 chromosome 12, UCD10Xv1.1, whole genome shotgun sequence genome is shown below.
TGCCACAAACCAACCAaagatttttttgtttgattgaaCCAAAAAGTACAGAACATTAAACATCCTTGTTGCTAACACAACTACACGAGTATATCACCAAAAAGTATGAGTAATTTCTAGGATACTCATTCAACTTTCATTCTATTGcgtcaaaattatttaattattttttttatcaaaaaaagtcacttaactttacacaaatattattattaaccaCTAAATAAATTTTTACAACCAAAGTATCCGTCAACTTTCCTAATAGGTCATTCAAAACGTCTCCTTTATTTCCTCTTCATGACTTTCTATGATAACAAAACAAATAGTTCAGTAACTTTCAAGATTTTAAGTCGAGTTGAGTGACCATCCATGAAAAGAACACGTACTACGATGCTTTATGCTGTTCTCTTATCAATGACAAATTTCATGAATTATATATCATCCTTTATTGTTAGAAAAGTCTCACGTACAACACAAACTACAGTAGACATGTATGGGGGGAAATGATTTGGGATAATATTGGGCCAAAATGGGCAGGGTATGAGTGGAGTCAGACCGCAACATCACCCTTTCGGAGAAAACACCAACGCGGTGAGACACATGCTCGGACAAGGAACAAGGGCGCCTGGGACCAGTTAGGGATGGTGATTGCATACTAAGGACCACGACAAAGAAGACAATGTGTCAAGCCATATAGGTGCCTAGGCAACTCTCGATTGAACCGCGTCAGACGCGCAATGCTTGGCTGGCATCCCAAACGGTTCGAGGAGAAGACACTAAGGGTCATTGGACGCAGTAATATGGGCTCAGATAATAACATTATCCTTTTGGATGAAAGGCAACCTCAATACCTTATAAATAGGCACCCCCTCCCTCATAGTAAAGTATCTATTTTTGCTCATCCTTACACTATAAGCAATAAAATATCTCCAACTTAGTTTTTAAGCATTCTCTATTTCCTTAGCTTTTCTTACTGTCTTTTCATTATTGTGCACAAGCTCGCCCACGTCTCTCCCTCAACTGAAAGGGGCTAATATTCGATTGTTATCACACATTTGTTCCTAATCTTCTcttgttcaatttatttgatcttttgtatatattgtttatcTTTTTGCAAACTTATACGACTAATTTGAAGATAAGACCGTAAAGAATGCTTCTAACTCACGAACAAATTTAATTGTACCAAAAAACGATAAACAATTTGGCACCCACCGTGGGACCAAAGCAATTGTGTGGGGTTTTAGCTTCTTTTCTTCTCACGcgtttctttttgtattttactttGCAGGAAAGTAGGTCATGGTGGATGATACCATCGACCACACGGTAGACGGAAAACTCCTTGCAAACTGCCTGCTTGTGCATGCAAGCTTATCCACTAACAAGATTATCTAATTACATGCTTACCTGCTTATGCAAATTTATTCAATTGCAGTACTATCTAATTAAATACATACTTATTCAATTACAAACTTATCTAATAACAAATTTATCCAGGAAACTATGTAATGCACAACCACAATACAATGTATTTATTACACTCTTGACTATATTTTCACTACTTGAATAACTTTTCACTAATTAGATTAGTGTATGTGTTTTTCACGTGTAtcatgtattttgtatatatataaaaaaagatgatATATTTCTCCTATCATAGGAAAAAATATTAGAGAATGTTTTGTTATCAATAagcaacattaaaaaaaattgtataaaatcattcccaaaacatttttcaaaaatttattactTGTAGGTTCATTCTGTTTTATTTTTCGTATAAATTGtaatgaatcaaattaatttcTAAATAGTATTTCGCTATCATACTTATTTCCAAAATTttataaacattttatttttaatagagAACCATTTCTTTTCTTAGAATAGTATTTCGCTACTATACTTATTtccaaaatttaataaatattttgtttttaataGAGAAGCATTTCTTTTCTTAGgcttcaacaattttttttaaaatcaaaatgaaGGTTATTTTAGATGATGATTACACATTGTGGACATGCTAGCATCAATGAAGTTATGCTTTATTAATGTTAAAGGTTATAAtccattttatgtatttttaatttatgacaattaatgtataaaattattttcaattttaattttcaaattacaaAAGAGCCAAAAATATATTCTGTGTTCATTTCatactatttaattttttctctatAATGTGCGACGGTTCAAATTAAGCTAAGATGAGATGAGATGATAATCATAAAATacctaattatttatttatttttagttaaagtatacaaatagaaataaattcagatacaaaatcaaacaaaacacAAAGAAACGAAAAATGATGCAAAACAATCTTCTTAGGCCCAAAAGTTGGCACAACTCGATCGAGATAATAATACACACCATAGATAACATAACtataaattacataaaacaacAACTTAATTATTACTAATTACACAAAATCTCAACTGTTAAAACATATAACAGAAATTTCATTTTTTCACTTCTCTCTCTAAAAGTTCGCATACATAACTTTATCCAAAAAATATTACGGTTTGTTCTCCCTGAAACACGGCTACAATCAAGAGCCATTAATAGCAAGTTCTTTCTTTGAATTTTCATCCGTGTTTAACTCCTACTCTTACACATTGACATTCAATTTAACAAAATCGCCATtaaaatttatgagattttcagaTCTGAGgtttgtaaaaaaaatttttaCTAATTCCAACTTTTTATTGTATGAAGGCCAAAAATTGAAGTTTTTCGGAGTGAACAACGCGTTGAATGATGTTCATTCAgtagtttttttcttcattttggagttatattttgattttctacTTTAGCATTGTGTTTTGTTTTCCAAAGTCAGAAGCCAGAGCCTTAATGTCATCAAAGCGTGAGAAGCAGATGAAATTGGAAGAGATTTAAGAACATTACAATATTACATGATGCCTTTAACATTGAAGTAATACATGGAATGTGGTCATATGTCATGTGCTTTCCTTAGAAATTTAACAACTTAATTCCTTTGTGTGAATAGTATTTTACTAATAAAATTTCATGACTATCTCAACGATTTTCATGAAAGATTGAGATTTGATTCCAAGATTAATACATGATTGATATTGAGATTTGATTTCAAGGTTAATacataatttctaattttgttgaaatagatcaaaacatcataaaaattTCATACTTTCATTAAGATGTAGAAGATCAAGAAAGTTGCTgaacaaagttcaaaaaattaaatcgTAGAATCGCCAAGAAcgtaaaaaaaaatgatacttcaAGGCCACATTaatcaaagtttttttttcttttttcgtttttgaTTGTGATTTGTAATTTTACTGAAATATAGTGTTTTTATCGTTAATGtgagtttttttgaatttttatttttggttatggTAGTTAGTTTTTGCAGTAAAATGtggtgtttttaatattttaatttgaggCTGCCGTAGTAGCTATTAACACTCATACAAGTAGTACTTATGTATGTGATTcacatatatataagtaataaATGTTAGTTATGTGATTTCTTTTTGTAGTAGAATGTCATTCCACATACAAGCAATACCTCTGTATATGATAGACATACATATAAATACTTCTATGAAGTTTGTTCTGTTATGATTTTTGTAGTTGTTATACATCCACATACAAGCAGCACTTATGTATGTGGCATACATATACATAAGTCTATCTATATAGTTTGTCTGTTAGAAATTTTATAGTTACTGTACATCCACGCACAAGAAATAACTATGTCTGTGCTATACAGATGCATaagtttatttatgtattttaccTGTTATGAAATATGTAGTTAGTGCACATTTACATATAAGTATAACTATGTATGTGCTAGAAATATACATAAGTATTGCTATGTATTTATTCACTTTTGAACTCTTTGATTAATGTACGTCAATATTGTCATGTATATGCTAGTGTAGCCATGTATGTGCTAGACATATACGTAAGTATTGTATTGTTATGTACTTGACCTGTTTTGAAATTTATGGTTCATGTACAACATAGCAGTTATGAACTGACAATATActctaattttatgattttgtttttcATTCAATACAGGGTCTAAAATACAGGATTGTATACATACAGGGACTGTGGAGTTTTTATTGTTGGGTATGCAGAATACCTAAGCGAAGGAATTGATGTGCCTTCAGATGGTTTTAAAGCTGAATACCATCGTATGTGATATGCGTCACTCCTTCAAAATTACGGTCTTCGTAAGATAAAGAAATGTTATGTTAGTGATAATGACGATCCTCCAAGACTAAGGACAAAATATGTCCCCCCACCTCATGAATCTGGAATAGTTAGCATTGAATAGTCTCGAAGATGTTTATGGTGTtgattgttttcttttctgtGGATTTTTGTTAGGTTGGATTAATAAACAAATGTATGGGTTTTGTATGTACAAAGATTTTAAAACACAATGAATTATGTTTTTGGGATGTACTGACTGTTTTTGttgtgttatatttttatttttatcactgCATTAGATTGACTTATTGATTCTAAATCTTAGTGTTTATTCAGTCTTATACAATAGGCGTATCATATATTTACGTGGATGTATAGCACATACATAGTTATTATTCTATCAGTTTATATTCAGTCTTATACATAGTTGTATCATATAATTGTAAGTAAATACACTGAGAATGTGACTACACAACAATTCTTATTTAATCAACGAAAACTGTAAAAGAACAGTAGTAATGTATATAGACATACACGGTGATAACATATGCGTAACATATACATTAGATTATCAAACATCAGTGTATATTTTGTAAAATACATAGTGATAACATATAATCGTAAACATAGCCACCTTGTGAGAATTTAACAgtgtatatatttacatatacacAATATCAATGTAGATTTAAACACATGCATAGACATAACATATATTTGTAAGCAGAGCTACCTTGGGGTATTTAACACATGCATAGAAATATCAACTACATTGAAGTTATGCCTAATATCCACTctctatgtatatattttttcacATACATAGAAAAATCAACTACATATTGAAGTTATgcctaatatccactctttatgtatatattttttcacATACATAGAAATATCAACTACATTTTCACAAATTTTATAAAgaatgttaacataatatataaaaaacatGATGTAATGAAAAAATGTAATGTATATGATTTTCATATACATAGTAATTATGTCTACATATAAACATTTTTTATAACTAATGTTAACATAATGTATTAAACGATTTCATGAAGCAAATCTAATGTACATATTATCATAGCCATAAAAGTTACATTCATcgttaataaaaaataacatataaattataaattagtaCATGTTTACAGTTAATtatatatgtttacatatacatagattttatAAGGAACATTAACTACTAATCGTTGATCGTAATTAACATAAACTTATAAACTCTTAATTTCATACGTTTATGATTAAGAAATGTAAAAACCATAAGCATTACATAGACTACTCCTCAGCAACCACAATTGCATATCAGTTATGTATATAAACACATATTAACACCAGTTGGAATAGTAAGTTATGTAGACAATAAAATGCACAAAAATATATTAACACAGCTACCAAATATACAAGacaacattaaatataaatacatcaaacatagctgaaaaAATGAAGAAcactaatatttatttcaaattaccATCATTCAACTCAAATTGTTcaacaaatcaaaacataaaagtAGAAAATATTATTTGAGTGATTAACCATCAAGTGTGTAGAAAAACTACAAGTTAGTTCTCCTTTAGGAAAAAGTTACAGGGCCGTCTATTGTACCCCTCATGTCCGCACCATCCACAATGATTTGTACTTGATGAAAGTGTTTTGCTTGATTTTTCTTTCTGCCTTTCTTAAATTTTCCTGGTAGCCTTTTATAAATCGAAGGCAAAACTTCTTCCTCATCTACACTGTTAGAACATTTCAGTGTAGCTGAACAATTTAGAATCCTCATTATAACATCTGAGGACatagttgaaatagaaaaaaggcaATAATATAATTAGTATTTGTAGCAATTTATAGGTTTATAGGATTTGTATGTTACAATTCTACTATacttaaatataaaaaagtataCAACACAACTCATCTACTATAcattaataaacaaataaaacatatacGATTTTTTGTAttacataatttataaaaaaacaaacaacagAATAAAACCTGTTTTTTTACACATTTACACAAAATAGTCTATATAAATGTGAATTAttactaaaagaaaattttatgtatatattattgacGCAATTTTGGGTTTTGTGAGAGTgacatatacataaaaatgatTATGTATATGTGACCACATGACCACTTCATCTTTATCAGATCCCTAAACCAATTACCACAAAAAGAATAACAATAAAACACAATcaccaataatttttttctcaattcaaTTTCACCTTTGAACTGCATTGTGTGCTATAGAGATGAGATCATGTGCTTTCAGAGAACCCTTTGAACTACTAGGaatggagaaaattttgaaaGCAAGAAGAAACAGGATCACAAATAATAACACAATAAGCCCACCAAGGATTAGTATGgaatttgatgattttcaagGTCCAAATCGAGAATGCCTCCCCCCTTTCACTGCCATTTTTCTACTGAAATTTGTAACTATCAAGAGAACCCACAATTGAATTTcgaaaaatcttgaatttttgaaagatCTGTGCAAGACTTTTTGTTCAGCTAATAGACTTTGGATCACTGATTTTTTctgagaaaaatatgaaatggtggattttttaactaaaaattacataaagcaACAACTTATTATCAAAAATACATAACGTACATCAATATTTTTCGAGCTTTATCAATGTTTAATTCGGAAGCGATTGACGAAATCAACCTCAAAAAACTTATTGATTCAGCGACAACAATCCCTTCActtttataatttacatattttatttcgGTTTTTCATTGACAGAGTGCCTCAAAAGAATagcaatattcatcttcttgaatctaattttttttttcttcaaaacgaTCGACAAATAGGTGcttgatttatttttgttttatgtttttcttcttatttatttttaatgtatttgtataattcaaaatttgaatctcAATAACTATTAAATAATTTAAGGGATGCAGTAATCCACTTAATAAATTGGTTACATTAATTACATCCCTAAAAGGAAGGAAATcagttattttcatttttaatggtAGTAACAAATTCACACATATAAAggttgttatgtatatgtcggctatctTACGTATATTAAttgagagagagtaaagtaattaaaaagtgggagagagtgtaattacttttaaagggttggtatttatgttatttatacaaggGTGTAGCCTGGTCGGCGTGCACAGTCTTGCCGGCGATCAAGCCccaaaactttggggcatcacaaCAGAGGTACACTGGCGACCTGATCTATAGATAGAAATCAAGAGTCTACAAGAATACTTTCATCCTTTCCTTGCAATATGAGTAGTGAAGATCATTGAATATTGGTGGCTTGTTGATGGAATGTCCAAATGGAGGTGTAGAATTACTGATGATCTTATCTTAAGGTGTTAGACTTTTAATAAGATAACCTAAATTTGATCCTAATTGTTATTCTACACGCTCTACGAGTTTACTGAATTATGGATATGTAATTTCTATGATTAGACTGGATTGTCTAATGTGTTCCACCAAAGAGATAAAAAGTAGTAAACATAAAAGTACGAATTTTCACGTAAAAAACACTCGGCCGGCTCAAAAGGTATAAAAAATCATGACCTACAAGCTCTGGAGGATTTACCCCAAACTTCACTAAAATTCGAGCCTCTCAACAATCGATAACAAACTCTATAACctaaggaattataaactctaatcccttcAACAACTAAGAATTATAAACTCCAATTCCTAGCAACTCAACacctaggaattataaactccaaTTCTCAAACACCTCACAACCCAACCTTGGCTTGTGATCTCAAGTTTTCAAGTCACCCCAAATTGAAAAGAGACTCATATTCCAGTTTATAACAGAACAATTACAACTCAAGGAACAATCTTAACACAATCAAACTAACTTTAGCTGGATTCTCTATGAATGGACCCGTTCCTTCTAGGAGTTTCTTTCGCAGCACATCAATTCTCGATCTTTAATTTTGTCTATGCTTTGTATGAGTGCGCAAACGATTTTGTAGAAACTCTTATAATTTATAGGTGTTGATGTTTGTTTCTTCTAAGTCGATTTTCTTTTCCTTCGGAGGAATCCTATTTCGTTTTGGATAATTTTGTTGccttcttcttttatttccttACATGGATTTACCTAATTTAGGCATCCTTTTATGGTAAGGAATCCCAATCTCGAATCAGCATCATTAACTCTTCAGTTTGAATTGATTCATGTCATCAAAGTCAAACAACCAACTCAAATTTACTGCAGCGCACTTTAGTGTAGAGTGGACCAAATGTGGCAACGTGTTTCTCTATATTGCCACTGTTTGCCTCAATGCATCACCGCTTTTGTCACCAACATTTTGCCATCTTCAAAACCATCACACCATCACATTCTAACACCTAAACATGAATATAGTCCAATATAATGTAATTTAATTACTTAGTTTCAAGTAACATGGAAGTTTAGTAAGTAATATTCTCTCCTTCTCAATTTGTGTGGCATCTATCAAACTTTGAAAGTCAAACGAGTTTTCTTTGATGGCGATCTTTTCATGtgctttgaaaatattttaacgTATCAATTATTGTGACTTATAGAGTTACAATAATTGTAAGgtaattttcaaatatgtaaattttatttctGAAAACTTATGATTCATCATATCTGAATTCAAGTTCATACTAAAAAGGTTTGACTCTCTAAATCCAAACAGTGCcacatataaattgagacaaaggGAATAAGTGTAAGCAATTGAATTGCATATCTCAATTAGTTCGTGCATACATGTGTGAGTATTTAAGCTATATACACTAATAGTACTGTACTGGTGAAATGAACAGGGCAATTGCGAACTACTTGTCAAGAGATCTTCCATATGATTTATCACCAGAAGATGTATATGTTACTGCTAGTTGCACACAAGCTATAGAAATAACAATGTCTATTCTTGCAAAAACAAATTGTAATATTTTGCTACCAAGGCCTGGCTTCCCAACTTATGCACTTTGTGCTGCTTTTAGAAATGTTGAGGTTAGGTACTATGAtcttgtacctgaaaataattGGCAAGTTGATTTGAAGGCAATCGAAGATCTTGCTGACCAAAATACTATTGCAATTGTCATTATAAATCATGGGAATCCATGTGGAAATGTATACTTCTATGACCATTTGGAGAAGGTATGATGCACACTTTTTGTTACCTCCTAGAATTATAGAGCTACGACATAATCAAACCAGAAtggataaaattttgaatttcattagCTCGCCTTTGACTCTAGCGGCCTCTCATTTAACTCGTTACTCAAGATGCCAAAGACGAAGGAAAACTAGCTACGTACTGTCAATTTTGTCATGCTTTTCATGTTGAGGTCGAGGTTGTAGGCCTCCAGTGTGTAAACTTCTTCCATATGGAGGTGCAATGAGTACCGATCACCAGGCCGTTTGGAATGGATCCTCCTGAGTTCATGAAAAACAGAGTCACCCACACATTAATAAAATTGtttaaaactaaattattttcatctcttcctaaaattgaataaatattgtCTATATTTGGCAGTTAGTTGAAAAAGAGATAATTAACTACATTAAGTATTGAGAATTTTTGCTTTCCTAGACGGATTTCTTTGTTGTTTGTTTATTGGAGGATTTTACAAATTTGACATATCCATTAAAATTATTTGCAGAAATATTCTCAAAGGAGAGGGCGAGAAAATATTGCTTTTAAGAAAGCTTTCACTGGGGTTTCAAGCTAGCCTTCAATTTTatgttcattcatgtttttatagATGTTGGAAGCTTAGGTAGGAAGAAAATAATTGATAGTTGAGGTGTGTTTTAATACGTAGATGATGATAGTTCAGATAGAAAAAAGGAATCATTGATAATTGAGATTTGAAACTCGCAGAATTAAAAAAGAGATGAAGTAATTTAATTCATATATGTTTTTGACCATTAactctttaatttttctataatCAGATCGCAGAAACCACAAAGAGAGTGAAGACGCTTATCATAGCAGATGAAGTGTATGGACATCTTGCATTTGGAGAAAACCCTTTCATATCAATGGGATTATTTAGTTCAATAACACCAGTATTAACCCTTGGTTCATTGTCTAAGAGATGGTTAGTTCCTGGTTGGAGACTTGGATGGTTTGTCATTAACGATCCTAATTGTATCTTCAAATCCCCTAAGGTAATTTCTAATGAGTTCTTTATTGATTACAGATCTTTTCATATgtccttaaaataatttaaattattaatcattGTGACTTATATGATAGTATTTTTTAAGTagttttcaaatattaaattttatttcaaatgatttagAGATTTCATGAACAAATTTACGATCAAGCTTTAAAACTCTTAAAATGCTAAAGATTTAGCGTACTAATTAATCACaaatttttaattaatgtctAAGATTGTTGAACGTATCAAGAAGTATTGCGATATAGGTGGAGGTCCTGGAACTTTCATACATGTTTGTAGCCGATATATTACTTACATTTGGCCTCTTTTTATAGCTCTAAATTATAGATTTCTCTTTAgagtaaaaaatatttacacaatCACATAAATTAGAATTTAAAGAATATATATCGACAATATAAGTATTTAACATTTTGTAAACAATATAAGTATTTAACATTTTGTAAACATTATTTTATCAAATGGGAAAATTCTCAAATAGCTACTTCTCAGCCATTGTAATTGACGAATAATCATTATCTTGTAGTTTCAGAATTCACAAGTGAAATTCTATGATAATGTCCTAAAGTTTCTCTTATTGAATTTGAAACTTCATAACAATGATTATCTTCAAAGGTAAAGATGAAAAGTGCCCAATAAACGTTATTTTTACCTATCAAATCTCATTTACTTATTGTAGCAGGTAACTTACATATGTACCTTATTTTTGTGATTAGAAATATCATTTTCGTGGAaagctatatataaatatcttttgaaTGACGAGATAAATGTAAGAAAAACATTTTAcaaatgtatgtatatataagcTAAACTCTAGGCtgtcaaccttttttttttttttggtcaataaCTGTAAACTATTACCGTACCAACAAATAATTCATTGCACCTAAATGAGCATCCACATCCTGAACTACGTTGCTCACAGATAATTTCAGTGAGTAGACCTCAAGAGAGAACTACTAATTGCAAAGCATCTGTATCAATTAGCTATTCTTCCTATCACTTTTTGCATGACCGAACAGTTCTACCATCTCCCTAATTACAAATTGAACATGCTTAACTACAAGACTTATATTGACAATAGCATTCCTGCACACTTTGCGATTTCTagccataaaaaaaaaaaaggcagcccggtgcactaaagctatcgctatgcgtagtgtccggggaagggccccaccacaagggtgtattgtacgcagccttatcttgcatttctgtcagagacTGTTTCCCAGGcttctggtcacatgacaacaacatTACCAATTTCTCCAGGCttccttcaattttttattttttatttttttactctagcCATCTAAATGTAATATACCACTGCTTCATGCACCGTTGCACTAAGAACTTTCTTGAATTTACTTCATTGCCTAACCTTTAACCTAATCATATAGACTGCAATTGTTGTTTGAGTCCCCTAAACCCATTCTACTCAATCTCTCTATAGTAAGCAGCCTATTATTATCAGCcaatcaaagaataaatatgtgCTTTAGCACAACAGTTGTATGCGAAATGAACTCAACTCTTGGTACAACTCCTATCATGTCCAGATATCCTTTTGATACAAAATAATCACCTATCATGTCCAGATATCCTTTTGATACAAAATAATCACCTTTAAGTTGTCAAACAATAGTGAACACATCATGATACCAGGTTCTCATCCTTTAATTTTATGCAGCTTCTTTCAGTACCAACGAGAGTCATTAGCTGGTTTATGATTCCAAAATCCTTCATTGTTGTGCATATAAACTCCATGAACCCATTTCCCCCATAATATTATCTTGTTTTTCGATAACTTGCCATTATTAACTTACCAACAGATGTCAGATTCCAGTGCTTGCATCCTTTTATGCTAAGACCCCCTTATCTCTTTGGTCTAGAAACTGTATCCCAAGCCACCAGGTCGACTTTCTTCTTCTGTTTTGTACTACCccacaataataatataatgtcTTTCATTTTTTATCCACTTATTCTAGCAACACACTCTGAACAAGTATAAATACTGATCCCAAAAATTATGCAACAAGAACAAAACTGATGTGATGATTTGTAGTCTGTCAGC
Proteins encoded:
- the LOC107848959 gene encoding probable aminotransferase TAT2, with translation MNRAIANYLSRDLPYDLSPEDVYVTASCTQAIEITMSILAKTNCNILLPRPGFPTYALCAAFRNVEVRYYDLVPENNWQVDLKAIEDLADQNTIAIVIINHGNPCGNVYFYDHLEKIAETTKRVKTLIIADEVYGHLAFGENPFISMGLFSSITPVLTLGSLSKRWLVPGWRLGWFVINDPNCIFKSPKIVERIKKYCDIGGGPGTFIHAAVPKIIESTKEDFFRNTLKMLKKNSDICYEKIKDIPCINCPYKSQGSMFVMVKLNSANLQDISDDIDFCFKLAKEESVILLPGTAVGLKIWLRITFAVEPSFLEEGLRRLKSFCLNNELILIAANFMYYIFIFLASLVDKFEKKYFWISVV